Within the Catalinimonas niigatensis genome, the region TACACTTCACATACACCAATCCTTTGGCACCTATCTGCGGGCGAGTGACAAATTCAGTCAGTGCATCCAGTTGTTTACGGCTGTATTCAGCACAACCTTCTGCACAAATCCCTACAACCAGTTCGGCACTGTCAAATACTTTGAACCCTTTGCCCTGAGCTATATCATTCAACTCAGTAAACTTCATTTCAAAGCGAGTATCGGGTTTGTCAGAACCATAAAATTTCATGGCATCTGCATAGCTCATGCGTGGGAAATCAGTAATTTCCAGTCCCTTCACTTCTTTAAAAAGATATTTAGTCAGCCCTTCAAAAGTGTTGAGAATATCTTCCTGAGTGACAAAGGCCATTTCACAGTCTATCTGTGTAAACTCCGGCTGACGGTCGGCACGCAAATCTTCGTCGCGGAAGCATTTCACAATCTGGAAGTAGCGATCAAAGCCGGAAACCATGAGCAGTTGCTTGAAAGTCTGCGGTGACTGGGGCAGGGCATAAAACTCACCCGGATGCATACGGGAAGGCACCACAAAGTCACGCGCCCCTTCCGGCGTGGATTTGATCAGCACCGGCGTTTCTACTTCTATAAAATTTTGCCCGTCCAGATAGCGACGAGTGTGCTGCATCATGCGGTGTCGCAATTGCAGTTTGCTCCGCACTACACTACGACGCAAATCCAGATAACGGTATTTCATCCGCAGGTCTTCTCCTCCATCGGTATCATCTTCAATGGTAAATGGAGGTACTTTGGATGCATTCAGGATAGTCAATGCACTCACTTCAAGCTCAACATCACCGGTAGGCATCTTAGGATTTTTGGATATGCGCTCGATGACCTTTCCTTTGGCCTGCACGACAAACTCCCGCCCTATTTCCCTGGCTTTGGTAATCAGTTCAGCGGGTGTTTCTCCATCTTTAAAGATGAGTTGCGTCAGACCATAACGGTCACGCAGGTCAATCCAGATCACTCCACCTTTGTCTCTTACCCGCTGTACCCAGCCAGTAAGGGTTACTTCTTTATTTACATCTTCAATTCTGAGTTCACCGCAGGTGTGCGTACGTAGCATATGTTGAAATTTTATAGGTTTTCGGCAAAAAATTTGGGAGGTAAAGTTAGAGGATTTAGAGCAAAAAGTCTTTGATTCTGGCGACAATAAACATCTTGGGCAAATTTAGTAAGAGTGAAGTTCCGCACCTGTCTCAACTGTTTTTTTATACAAAATTATTGAAAGTCCTTCCAAGGATAACAATCTAAGCTTGTAATCTTGCCCAATCTCACTACTTCCTCCGTGTAGAAATTCTTCACCCATGCCCGCAATTCTTTGTCCATGACCGGAATAGGTAAATGAGATATCATATTATCTTTGAAAAAATCCAACCCATTTACTAAATGTCTTCGAAGATAGATTCTTATGCTGTCGGGAAAGATAAACCTATATATATCTTTAATAAAGTTATCTCCTTCTTCTGATAATAGAATCGTCATTTTTCTATAAAAAGAAGCGTCTTTTAATAGAACACTTTCGTTTTTATGCAAGTTTTTAATATGTTCCAAAGGTGGTAAACCTAAAAAAGCAAAGCAGCCATTCAGTGTATTAAGCGTGTCTGATTTTAGGTTCTCTGTGAGAGTCAGATGAATATTTTCTTTTTCAAATATCCGAATATAATTACCTATCCATGTAGCATATAAACCTTCTGAATAATATGAAGGATAAAGCTTTTCACGCTTGTTTTCAAATTGTTGATAGCTATCTAAGAAGGCCTTTTGGAAAGAACGAGACTCAAAACCTCTTCCTTTCAACCAATTGTAATGAGAAAAAGCCCGGTCTATCGGATTGCGAAGTATAAAGATAAATTTAGGGTTATTTAAAGTCCCTTCGATTCTCAGTG harbors:
- the aspS gene encoding aspartate--tRNA ligase, with the protein product MLRTHTCGELRIEDVNKEVTLTGWVQRVRDKGGVIWIDLRDRYGLTQLIFKDGETPAELITKAREIGREFVVQAKGKVIERISKNPKMPTGDVELEVSALTILNASKVPPFTIEDDTDGGEDLRMKYRYLDLRRSVVRSKLQLRHRMMQHTRRYLDGQNFIEVETPVLIKSTPEGARDFVVPSRMHPGEFYALPQSPQTFKQLLMVSGFDRYFQIVKCFRDEDLRADRQPEFTQIDCEMAFVTQEDILNTFEGLTKYLFKEVKGLEITDFPRMSYADAMKFYGSDKPDTRFEMKFTELNDIAQGKGFKVFDSAELVVGICAEGCAEYSRKQLDALTEFVTRPQIGAKGLVYVKCNTDGTFKSSVDKFFSEEDLKGWMEAMSGKPGDLLLVLAGEASKTRKALNELRLHMGSELGLRDKNTFKPLWVVDFPLLEWDEQMERFHAMHHPFTSPKPEDIDKLDSDPGSVRANAYDLVINGVEIGGGSIRIHNRELQNTMFRKLGFSQEEAQKQFGFLMDAFEYGAPPHGGIAFGFDRMCALFDGADSIRDYIAFPKNNAGRDVMIDTPSTISVEQLKELEIMVKRSN
- a CDS encoding sulfotransferase family protein translates to MQHKEYWPNLFVPGAGKSGTSSLHDYLNQHPDIWMSIEKEPVFFDRLERYKSIKSRKHYLSLFAKGKDKLYRGESSTNYMVSEDAALRIEGTLNNPKFIFILRNPIDRAFSHYNWLKGRGFESRSFQKAFLDSYQQFENKREKLYPSYYSEGLYATWIGNYIRIFEKENIHLTLTENLKSDTLNTLNGCFAFLGLPPLEHIKNLHKNESVLLKDASFYRKMTILLSEEGDNFIKDIYRFIFPDSIRIYLRRHLVNGLDFFKDNMISHLPIPVMDKELRAWVKNFYTEEVVRLGKITSLDCYPWKDFQ